The Hyphomonas sediminis genome contains the following window.
GTTCTGCATCACCACGATCGGCCATTGCGGCACGGCGTCCGGTGTCTCCGCGCTGCCCTTCAGGCGGAACGTCAACTCGAAACCGGCCCCGGAAAACTCTCCGCCCGCGGCGTCTTCATCATAGTGCAGGGTGGTGAAGCCATAGGTGACGTAGTGCAGGTGGCCGCCGGCCTGATAGACGCTGATCCCGTCTGGCCCGCGCCCGCCCAGCATGGGCGGGACAGATGGCGCAAAATGGCCGAGCGGATCGCCCGGCCCGTAAAGCTTTGCCATCGCTGCATCGATTGCGCGCCATCCCGGGGAGTCTTCGTCCGCGAAGGTGGCTTTGTAGGTCTCAGCGTCCATGCGGGCGCCCTCTCAGCTTGAATACGCGTCAGCCAGATCCGGGTCCTTCGAGGCGACGAGGTCTGCGAGATCGGAAATGACCTTGGCCTGTTTCCAGGTCGCGTCGTCCTGCATCTTGCCGTCGATCATGGCGACGCCGGAGCCATCGGGCATCGCGGCGAGGATCTTGCGGGCGAACTTCACCTCGTCCGGGTCCGGAGAGAAGACGCGCTTGGCAATGGCGATCTGGTTGGGGTGCAGGCTCCAGGTGCCCGCGCAGCCGAGCAGGAAGGCATTGCGGAACTGCTGCTCGCAGGCGTCGAGGTCGGCAATGTCGCCGAAGGGGCCGTAGAAGGCGTTGATGCCAGCCATGCGGCAGGCGTCGACCAGGCGGGCGATGGTGTAATGCCACGGGTCCTGCTGGGCGCTCATCCTGGCGCTGCCATCGGCTTTCGGGTCTTCGATCACGCGGTAGAAGGGGTGGCCGCCGCCGACGCGGGTGGTTTTCATCTTGCGGCTGGCGGCAAGGTCTGCCGGGCCAAGGCTGATGCCCTGCATGCGGGGGGAGGCGAGCGCGATCTCCTCGACGCGGGCAACGCCTTCGGCTGTTTCGAGGATGGCGTGGAAAAGGATGGGGCGGGTCAGGCCGGCTTTTGCTTCCAGCTGAGCGACATACTGGTCCGCGAAGTGAATGTCCCACGGGCCTTCGACCTTGGGCAGCATGATCACGTCCAGCTGGTGGCCGGCGTTGAGCACCAGCTGCGATACGTCCTCCTGGAACCAGGGGGAGTTGAGGCAGTTCACGCGACTCCAGAAGCCGGTGCCCTTGCCCTGCCAGTCATACATGTTGGCCATCTCGATGGCGCCAGCGCGGGCGGCGTCCTTCGCGTCGGCGGGGATCGCGTCTTCGAGGTTTGCCAGCATCACGTCCACACCCGGCGCCATTTCCGGCACCTTGGCGCGCACCTTCTCCAGATGCGGCGGCACGAAGTGGATCATCCGCTCCAGCTTCACCGGCAGCTCGCGATAGGGCTCGGGCGCGCCAATCGACAGCGGCTTGAAGAAATTGCGCGGCGTTTTCTGGCTCATGGGACCCTCTTGCGAATGTGTGGCCACTGGATAGGCGCGGGGGGTGCCTCCGTCAAACGGCAGAAATGCCGCCGGAACGAGTCGCCTTGCCCGTGCGTTGTCTCAGCACGTCACGATGAAAGGCTTTCCTCAATGTCGCTTCTGATGATCCTGCTCACCATCTTCCTCCCGCCGGTCGCGGTGCTCATCAAGGAAGGCCTTGGTCTGCAATTCCTGCTGAACGTCCTGCTGACGCTGATCGGCTGGCTGCCGGGTGTTATCCACGCCTTCTGGGTTAACACGCGCGGCTCGGCGCTGGCGTAAGCCTAGCGGCGCTTGAGCGACCCGGTCGCCATCGGGTGGGCCGTTTCGAGCAGCTCGGTCAGCTCGTCGGTCAGCACATGGGTGTAGATCTGTGTGGTGGCGATGTCGGCATGGCCGAGCAGCGTCTGCACCACGCGCAGGTCTGCTCCGCCTTGCAGAAGGTGCGTCGCGTAGGCGTGGCGCAGGGCGTGCGGGTAAACCCTGTCGGACCGGATACCGGCTGCAACGGAGAGTTCTTCCAGCATCTGGCCGAGGCGCCGGCGGGTAAGGTGGCCCTCTTTGCCGCGTGAGGGGAACACGAAGGGTTCGGCCTTGGCGCGCACCAGCGGATTGTCCGGCAGGCTCGCCTCGCGCACATCCAGCCATTCGGCGAGCGCCGTCAGTGCCGCCCGGCCCAGCGGGCAGAGGCGGTCCTTGCCGCCTTTACCGCGAATGATGATATCGGCGCTCATCCATTGGCCGGCCTTGCGGCGGGGCAGGTTGCCCACGCGCAGGGTGACGAGTTCAGAAGCACGCAGGCCGGCGCCATAAAGCAGCTCGACCAGACATTTGAGGCGTTTGTCCGTTTCGCAGGCGGCAATCAGCCGGGCAACTTCCTCGCGGGAGAGCACATCAGGCACTTCCCGTTCGGGCGAGGGGCCATCGAGGCGCGCTGTTGGATCGTCTTTCCGGTCGCCTTCCTGGAACAGGAATCGGAAGAATCGCCGCACGGCGGACAACTTGCGCGCCTGTGTCGAGGGCGCCATGCCGCGCGCGGCAAGATCGGACAGCCAGGCGGCCAGTTCACGCGAAGAAGCGCCCACCAGGCGGCCCCGGCAGAATTCCGAAGCATCCAGCAGGTCACGGCCATAGGCATCGAGCGTATTGGGGCTTGCGCCCCGCTCGGCCGACATCATTTCGAGAAAAGCGCCAATGCGCGAACGGTCATCCATCCGGCAGACGCTAGGAAAACGCGGTTAAGGTCGCGTTTCTGCTCTATCCGAGCGCGCCTTCCACCGGTATGCGGATTTCACCATCTGGCGGCGCGTCCTTGACGGCACGCTGGCCCAGCCACCACATGCCGCCTACAACGGCGACGGCGATGATGACGAAGAGGATCAGGTATTTGCGCATGGAACCGGCCCCGCAAAGGATTACTGGCAGGGCGAATCTGCCTGCCGATTGCGCCGTCTATGTGGCACCACTAGGACTTCTGCGCAACGCCGGGTAATACATTACACATGCCATCTGACGCCGACCCTTCGAGTACGCAGCCGCCCTTTGCCGGGCGCACGATTGCGCTTGTCGGGCTTATGGGCGCGGGAAAATCGACCGTCGGGCGGCGTCTGGCCGAAAAACTCGGCCGGGCCTTCTTTGACAGCGACCACGAAATCGAGAAGGCAGCCGGGCTCTCCATATCCGACATTTTCTCCCTGCACGGGGAAGCCGATTTCCGTCGCGGTGAAAAACAGGTCATCCGCCGCCTGCTGGAGTTGCAGCCGCATGTGCTGGCGACCGGGGGCGGGGCCTATCTCGACCCTGAAACCCGCGAAATGCTGCGGGAGAAGGCGATCACGGTCTGGCTGAACGCCGATCTTGAAACGCTCTGGCGCCGCGTTTCCAAACGCGACACCCGCCCGCTGTTGCAGCGGCCGGATGCGCGCGACCATCTCGCCCATCTTGTGATGGAGCGCGAGCCCTTCTATTCGCAGGCCGATCTGGTGGTCCATTCCAAGGATGGACCCCACACGCATACGGTCAATGCGATCCTGAAAGCCCTTCAGACCTGGACACCGAAATGACACCTTCTCCATCGCTGGAAACCGTTCGCGTCGATCTCGGCGCGCGCTCTTATGACATCCTGGTGGGTCATGGCGCGCTGGCCGAGTTGGGGCCTCGCCTCGCCGCGATGCTGAAACGACCGCGTGCGTTTGTCCTGACCGATGACACGGTACGCCGCCTTCACGCCGAAGCGCTGGAAGCCGTTGTTGCGCCCGCCGGGATCAAGCTCGATTGGTACAGCCTGCCACCGGGCGAGAAGACCAAATCCTTCTCCAATCTCGAAGGCGTGTTCGACTGGCTGCTGGCAGGCGGCGCGGATCGGGGCGACACGCTGATTGCGTTCGGCGGCGGCGTCATTGGCGATATGGCCGGCCTTGCTGCGGCGCTGATGAAGCGCGGCATGGGCTTTGTACAGGTGCCGACCACGCTGCTTGCGCAGGTCGATTCTTCCGTGGGCGGGAAAACCGCCGTCAACACGCCGCGCGGCAAGAACCTGATCGGCGCGTTCTATCAACCGCGCCTCGTGATCGCGGACACCGCAATTCTCGCCAGCCTGCCGGAGCGGGAGCTGAAAGCCGGCTATGCCGAGATCGTAAAATACGGCCTGATCAATGATGCGGCCTTTTTTGACTGGCTGGCCGTGAACGGATCGAAAGTGCTTGCGCTGGAGCCGGAAGCAGCCCGCTATGCCGTGGCGCGCTCCTGCGCGGCAAAGGCGGCGATTGTCGCTGAAGACGAAACGGAAATGGGTGTGCGCCAGCTGCTCAATCTCGGCCACACCTTTGGCCACGCCTTCGAAGCGGCGAATGAATACCGGGAAGACCTGCTGCACGGCGAAGCCGTTGCGCTCGGCATGGCGCTTGCCTTCCGCTATGGCGCAGCCAGCGGCATCACGCCGGCAGTTGAAGCGGCCCGTGTTACCGAAGTTCTTGGCGCTTCCGGCCTGCCAGTATCGCTGGATGGGTTCGATCCGCAGCGCTTTTCCGCCGTCCGCCTTGCCGCGCTGATGCAACAGGACAAAAAGGCCCGCGCAGGCCGCGTCCCGTTGATCCTCGCACGCGGCATCGGCGCCGCCTACGTCCATCCGGACGCGGATCTCAAATCGGTCGAGCAGTTTCTCGCCGGTGAACTTGCAGCAGCTGGTTGATAGGAACTGAGCCACACCCATGATCGTCGGATATGTCATCGCCATCCTCATCCTCCTGATGATGTCGGGGTTCTTCTCTGGGTCTGAAACTGCGCTGACGGCCGCCTCGCGCGCCCGCATGCATGCGCTGGAAAAGGACGGCGACAAGCGCGCCAAGACGGTGAACCGCCTCTTGGCGAACCGCGAGAATTTCATCGGCGCGATCCTGCTGGGCAACAACGTCGTCAACATCCTCGCCTCGGTCCTGGCGACGACGCTCTTCACCACGCTGTTCGGGCAGGGCGGTCTGGCGCTGGCGATGGCCACCGCCGTGATGACCATCCTTGTCCTGATCTTTTCAGAGGTGATGCCGAAAACCTATGCCATCACGCGTCCGGACGCTGTGGCGCTGGTCGTTTCCGGGCCGATCTCTCTGCTCGTTCGGGGCGCGGCCTGGATCGTCAAGCTGGTCCAGATCATCGTCAATGGCGTGCTGCGCCTCGTCGGCGCGGGCACGGCGGTAAACCCGCTTTCGGCAGAAGAGGAAATCCGCGGCGCGATCGATCTTCATGCCGCGGAAGGCGGTGTGGACAAGGACGATCACCTCCGTCTCGTCGGCGCGCTTGACCTCAAGGACCTCACTGTCGAAGACGTGATGATCCACCGCAAGAACATTTACATGCTCGACGCCGACCTTGAGCCGCGCCAGCTGATCATGAAGGCGCTGTCGAGCCCCAATACGCGCATCCCGCTCTATCGCGGCGAGAAGGAAGAGATCATCGGCATCCTGCATGCCAAGGACCTGCTGCGCGCGGCGATCCCGCTCGGCGGAGATCTCTCCGGGCTCGACCTTGACGCCATCCTGCGCAAGCCGTGGTTCGTTCCGGAAACGACGCCGGTTCAGGAACAGCTCAACCATTTCCTCTCGCGCGGCCAGCACTTCGCCCTCGTCATTGACGAATATGGCGAGCTTCAGGGTCTGATCACGCTGGAAGACATTCTTGAAGAGATCGTCGGCGCCATCCATGACGAACATGACGTACAGATTCAGGGTGTGCGTCCGCAGCCCGACGGCTCCGTCAATGTCGATGGCTGGGTGCCGATCCGCGATCTCAATCGCGCGACCGGCTGGGAACTGCCCGATGAGGAAGCCGTCACGGTTGCCGGCCTCGTCATCCATGAGGCCCAGACGATCCCGGAACCGGGGCAGAGCTTCGTCTTCCACGGCTACAAGTTCCGCGTGCTGCGCCGCCAGCGCAATCAGGTGACCGGGGTGAATGTGTCGAAGGCCGAGGCCGCTGCCGCCGTTGACTGAGTTCAGATAGGATCAGGCCTTGCCTGAAGTCGGCGCGCGTGCCTTGAGTGCAAGAGCGTGCAGGCCTGTGTCGAACTCTTTCTGAAGCACCATCATTACCGCGCGTTGAACCTGCACGCGCGAGAGACCCCCAAACGCCTCGGCGACAATCTCCACGGAATAATGGGTTTCCCCGCCCGGCGCGGCGCCTGCATGTCCTTCATGCTTGTGGCTGTCATCCACGACTGACAGCGAGTCGGGAACAAAAGCGGCCGTCAATGCGTCTTCAATGCGCGTTCTTCTGTCGTTTGGTTGTGGCATGTTTAACCGGCGCTCCCTATTATAAGGCCCCATGTCAGACGGCGACCCGTTCAGATACCGCGTGAAGTTCACCGACATAAGGGTGAAACCGCCTGCCGACGAGACTTCTCGTGCACGGGCGAAGAAAACGCGCGTGTGCGATGAGCCGGGTTGCGACCTGGAAGGCTCCCATCCTGCGCCACGTCCGGGCGGCAAGGGCCGGCACTGGTTCTGCGAGGCGCATGCCGCCGCCTACAATCGCAGCTTCAATTTCTTTGAAGGTATGACCGACGCCGAGGCTGCCGCCTTCCTGCGGGCCGAGCAGTATGGCCACAAGCGCACCTGGCGCATG
Protein-coding sequences here:
- a CDS encoding YdgA family protein encodes the protein MRKYLILFVIIAVAVVGGMWWLGQRAVKDAPPDGEIRIPVEGALG
- a CDS encoding HlyC/CorC family transporter, whose amino-acid sequence is MIVGYVIAILILLMMSGFFSGSETALTAASRARMHALEKDGDKRAKTVNRLLANRENFIGAILLGNNVVNILASVLATTLFTTLFGQGGLALAMATAVMTILVLIFSEVMPKTYAITRPDAVALVVSGPISLLVRGAAWIVKLVQIIVNGVLRLVGAGTAVNPLSAEEEIRGAIDLHAAEGGVDKDDHLRLVGALDLKDLTVEDVMIHRKNIYMLDADLEPRQLIMKALSSPNTRIPLYRGEKEEIIGILHAKDLLRAAIPLGGDLSGLDLDAILRKPWFVPETTPVQEQLNHFLSRGQHFALVIDEYGELQGLITLEDILEEIVGAIHDEHDVQIQGVRPQPDGSVNVDGWVPIRDLNRATGWELPDEEAVTVAGLVIHEAQTIPEPGQSFVFHGYKFRVLRRQRNQVTGVNVSKAEAAAAVD
- the aroB gene encoding 3-dehydroquinate synthase — encoded protein: MTPSPSLETVRVDLGARSYDILVGHGALAELGPRLAAMLKRPRAFVLTDDTVRRLHAEALEAVVAPAGIKLDWYSLPPGEKTKSFSNLEGVFDWLLAGGADRGDTLIAFGGGVIGDMAGLAAALMKRGMGFVQVPTTLLAQVDSSVGGKTAVNTPRGKNLIGAFYQPRLVIADTAILASLPERELKAGYAEIVKYGLINDAAFFDWLAVNGSKVLALEPEAARYAVARSCAAKAAIVAEDETEMGVRQLLNLGHTFGHAFEAANEYREDLLHGEAVALGMALAFRYGAASGITPAVEAARVTEVLGASGLPVSLDGFDPQRFSAVRLAALMQQDKKARAGRVPLILARGIGAAYVHPDADLKSVEQFLAGELAAAG
- a CDS encoding tyrosine recombinase, encoding MDDRSRIGAFLEMMSAERGASPNTLDAYGRDLLDASEFCRGRLVGASSRELAAWLSDLAARGMAPSTQARKLSAVRRFFRFLFQEGDRKDDPTARLDGPSPEREVPDVLSREEVARLIAACETDKRLKCLVELLYGAGLRASELVTLRVGNLPRRKAGQWMSADIIIRGKGGKDRLCPLGRAALTALAEWLDVREASLPDNPLVRAKAEPFVFPSRGKEGHLTRRRLGQMLEELSVAAGIRSDRVYPHALRHAYATHLLQGGADLRVVQTLLGHADIATTQIYTHVLTDELTELLETAHPMATGSLKRR
- a CDS encoding suppressor of fused domain protein; amino-acid sequence: MDAETYKATFADEDSPGWRAIDAAMAKLYGPGDPLGHFAPSVPPMLGGRGPDGISVYQAGGHLHYVTYGFTTLHYDEDAAGGEFSGAGFELTFRLKGSAETPDAVPQWPIVVMQNLFAYVQESGRWFEPGHGSPSTGGPLDKPTNPDSTSEITGVVFVEDPELGTIDTPHGSVQFLQMVGLTRAECEAVLADQTTFGALAEKLATADPLIVTDLSRR
- a CDS encoding BolA family protein, giving the protein MPQPNDRRTRIEDALTAAFVPDSLSVVDDSHKHEGHAGAAPGGETHYSVEIVAEAFGGLSRVQVQRAVMMVLQKEFDTGLHALALKARAPTSGKA
- a CDS encoding HpcH/HpaI aldolase/citrate lyase family protein, which translates into the protein MSQKTPRNFFKPLSIGAPEPYRELPVKLERMIHFVPPHLEKVRAKVPEMAPGVDVMLANLEDAIPADAKDAARAGAIEMANMYDWQGKGTGFWSRVNCLNSPWFQEDVSQLVLNAGHQLDVIMLPKVEGPWDIHFADQYVAQLEAKAGLTRPILFHAILETAEGVARVEEIALASPRMQGISLGPADLAASRKMKTTRVGGGHPFYRVIEDPKADGSARMSAQQDPWHYTIARLVDACRMAGINAFYGPFGDIADLDACEQQFRNAFLLGCAGTWSLHPNQIAIAKRVFSPDPDEVKFARKILAAMPDGSGVAMIDGKMQDDATWKQAKVISDLADLVASKDPDLADAYSS
- a CDS encoding YqaE/Pmp3 family membrane protein; its protein translation is MSLLMILLTIFLPPVAVLIKEGLGLQFLLNVLLTLIGWLPGVIHAFWVNTRGSALA
- a CDS encoding shikimate kinase, which gives rise to MPSDADPSSTQPPFAGRTIALVGLMGAGKSTVGRRLAEKLGRAFFDSDHEIEKAAGLSISDIFSLHGEADFRRGEKQVIRRLLELQPHVLATGGGAYLDPETREMLREKAITVWLNADLETLWRRVSKRDTRPLLQRPDARDHLAHLVMEREPFYSQADLVVHSKDGPHTHTVNAILKALQTWTPK